Part of the Candidatus Tanganyikabacteria bacterium genome is shown below.
TCCGGGAAGCGCTGCGGCGAGTGGGGCACGCGGGGCGGCAGGAGCAGCACCTCGCCCTGGCGGATGGGGATGTCGCGGAACGCCCCGTCCTCGACCACCTTGAGCACCATGTCGCCCTCGAGCTGGTAGAAGAACTCCTCGCTGGGGTCCACGTGGTAGTCCTTGCGGGCGTTGGGGCCGCCGACGACCATGACGATGAAGTCGCGGTCCCGCCAGATCTGGGCGTTGCCTACCGGCGGCTTCAGCAGGTGCCGGTGCTCGTCGATCCAGCGCTGGAGATCAAGCGTCGCCAGGGCCATCCGCCGGGTCCTCCTGAGTGGGCCGCCTCTGCCCGGTCGCAGGCTGCGCAACCGGCGGCTCCTTGGCTCCGCACCTGACATTCACCGTCCCGAGGCCCTCGACTTCCAGCCGCACCCAGTCGCCTGGCGCGATCTCCACGGCGGCCGTGGCCCCGCCGGCCAGGACTATCTGGCCGGCTTCCAGGTGGCGATCCCGCTCGGCCAGCATGGTGGCCAGCCGCGCCAGCGACCGCGCCGGATGCTCGAAGATCGCGGCGCTGCTGCCGACTTCCCGGATCCGCCCGTTGATGGACAGCACCATCCCGAGGTTGGAGATGTCCAGCCGCCCGGGCGGCGCGACGTGGCTGCCCAGCACGAAGTGGGCGCCCGACGCGTTATCGGCCACGACGTCCGGGAGGTTGAAGCGGTAGTCCTCGTAGCGGCTGTCGAGGACCTCGAGCGCCGCGCAGATGCCGCTGACCGCCAGCATGGCCTGGGCCGGCGTGGTGGGGCCGCGGAGGTCGGCGCCCAGGATGAACGCGATTTCCGGCTCGATGCGCGGCTGCACCAGCCGCGACATGTCCAGCGTGGCGCCGTCGGGCGCCAGCATGCTCTCGGCGAGGAAGCCGTAGATGGGCGTATGGACGCCCATCTGGCGCATCTTCGCCAGGCTCGTCAGGCCCATCTTCATCCCCACCTGCCGATCGCCGCCGTCCTGGCGCAGGTTGCGGCTCAACTCCTGGATGAAGTATGCGTCGGCCACCGTCAGGTCAGGCTCGGTGGAGGTCAGCATCGGGACGAGGCGACCCTCGCGGGCCGCCGAGTCGAGGGTCTCGGCGATCGC
Proteins encoded:
- a CDS encoding fumarylacetoacetate hydrolase family protein; translation: MPLHSSHAQAIAETLDSAAREGRLVPMLTSTEPDLTVADAYFIQELSRNLRQDGGDRQVGMKMGLTSLAKMRQMGVHTPIYGFLAESMLAPDGATLDMSRLVQPRIEPEIAFILGADLRGPTTPAQAMLAVSGICAALEVLDSRYEDYRFNLPDVVADNASGAHFVLGSHVAPPGRLDISNLGMVLSINGRIREVGSSAAIFEHPARSLARLATMLAERDRHLEAGQIVLAGGATAAVEIAPGDWVRLEVEGLGTVNVRCGAKEPPVAQPATGQRRPTQEDPADGPGDA
- a CDS encoding 3-hydroxyanthranilate 3,4-dioxygenase encodes the protein MALATLDLQRWIDEHRHLLKPPVGNAQIWRDRDFIVMVVGGPNARKDYHVDPSEEFFYQLEGDMVLKVVEDGAFRDIPIRQGEVLLLPPRVPHSPQRFPDTVGLVIERVRPTEADKFQWYCESCGALLHEVELIVTDITTQLKPLFEAFWANPAARACKACGAVLDRPGLARGEVGTGRQAGTEAGPTLDGGGDR